In Oreochromis aureus strain Israel breed Guangdong linkage group 15, ZZ_aureus, whole genome shotgun sequence, a single genomic region encodes these proteins:
- the ankef1a gene encoding ankyrin repeat and EF-hand domain-containing protein 1a isoform X1 gives MAFSESTMSSRVAEGRLQTLQIYRLLQLVHEVDKAQIEKMVQFGVEDLINLTEPKDGVGVLHVAVSANSLELVTFLLSKGADPNVQDKRGRTPIMLAAELGNDPIVSLLAHSEANLRLLDVEGKNVLFYCIYPTKRHCRCLQVLLKCGANANSVSVQGTHIFQLMCEKAQECTPLCLIMLNAGADPNAAHQKTGVTALMEAVKAGSLPLVRAIIRMGGDPNASDRKRLTAVHYAAMGGFFEVLQVLSAYSADMSAMSLKDCTALHYAAASGNANCCKFLAQRGCNPKLKNREGLLPHQIAKDSGHNAVAKELRKAERKQGKGSDPSGAGQMSDLWALTLHDWSQEYEAELWKAFGNKSDTVTAERFVSVLEELQAPVEPDQIQAVISAHGGDVNISDFIRGVKYIKKPFRLSSYMPKKKKGGKGKKGGKKKKKAPFVLPMPICTLPPELKPRRADGGPPNFMISSYFNCSDVLRFDPAHPPVHPVMNDSGWYIHKPPPVYVNVNSCVRTNDLESLDHAFSKGVPVDVQDEFYKTPLMVACSTGNYEMAQYLLSKGADVNVCDQFFWTPLHHAAYAGQRELIELLVNTGANLDAPALGGATPLMRAIETSRVSCVDFLIEAGANVLAENKREQNCLDVSRDFANPVIIDLVKQKMDSLPKPKDKAKGKEAEAKKPKATKAKVAAPKLAAQAETSSAAAEKTPPQKDSNSVILQNTSITTGRTKIVDITFVPKTVWGKPPTTSQLMSKIERRNKHPSLEVDFDELMVPFSHQLQATMLELTNTAE, from the exons ATGG CATTCAGTGAGTCCACAATGAGCAGCAGAGTGGCAGAGGGCCGCCTGCAGACCCTGCAGATCTACCGCCTGCTTCAGCTAGTCCATGAAGTGGATAAGGCACAGATAGAGAAGATGGTGCAGTTCGGGGTGGAAGACCTCATCAATCTCACAGAGCCGAAGGACGGTGTGGGGGTGCTCCATGTGGCAGTTTCAGCCAACAGTCTAG AGCTCGTCACCTTCCTCCTCTCCAAGGGAGCAGATCCTAACGTGCAGGACAAAAGGGGCCGCACTCCGATTATGTTAGCTGCTGAGCTGGGCAACGATCCCATTGTGTCTCTTTTGGCCCACAGCGAAGCCAACCTGAGGCTCCTGGATGTAGAGGGCAAAA ATGTGCTGTTCTACTGCATCTACCCCACCAAACGCCACTGCCGCTGCCTGCAGGTGTTGCTTAAGTGCGGTGCCAATGCCAACAGCGTGTCAGTGCAGGGGACACATATATTTCAGCTGATGTGTGAAAAGGCCCAGGAGTGCACCCCCTTGTGCCTCATTATGCTGAATGCTGGGGCAGACCCCAATGCAGCACACCAG AAAACTGGAGTCACAGCGTTGATGGAGGCAGTCAAAGCAGGTTCCCTGCCGCTTGTTAGAGCTATAATCAGGATGGGGGGAGACCCCAACGCCTCTGACAGAAAGCGGCTCACAGCTGTCCACTATGCTGCCATGGGCGGCTTTTTTGAG GTGCTTCAGGTGCTGTCTGCATACTCAGCAGACATGAGTGCGATGAGCCTTAAGGACTGCACAGCCTTACACTACGCTGCTGCCTCGGGCAATGCAAACTGCTGCAAGTTCCTGGCACAGAGAG GTTGTAACCCTAAACTAAAGAACCGGGAAGGTTTGCTGCCGCATCAGATTGCCAAAGATTCCGGTCACAACGCAGTAGCCAAGGAGCTCCGGAAGGCGGAGAGGAAGCAGGGAAAAGGCAGCGATCCCAGCGGCGCTGGCCAGATGTCAGATCTCTGGGCACTGACCCTCCACGACTGGTCTCAAGAGTATGAAGCTGAACTGTGGAAAGCCTTTGGCAACAAGTCAGACACAGTTACTGCAGAGAGGTTTGTTTCTGTATTAGAGGAGCTACAAGCTCCAGTTGAACCAGACCAGATCCAAGCAGTCATCTCAGCTCATGGAGGAGACGTCAACATCAGTGACTTCATCAGAGGAGTCAAGTACATCAAGAAACCGTTCCGCCTCTCCTCGTATATGCCTAAGAAGAAAAAGGgaggaaaggggaaaaaaggaggcaagaagaagaagaaggctcCGTTTGTTCTCCCCATGCCCATTTGCACCCTCCCACCGGAGCTGAAGCCCCGACGAGCAGACGGAGGCCCACCCAACTTCATGATCAGCTCATACTTTAACTGCTCGGACGTCCTCCGATTCGACCCGGCTCACCCGCCAGTCCATCCGGTGATGAACGACTCAGGATGGTACATACACAAGCCGCCGCCGGTCTACGTCAACGTGAACTCCTGTGTGAGAACCAATGATCTGGAGTCTCTGGACCACGCCTTCAGTAAAGGGGTGCCGGTGGATGTTCAGGATGAGTTTTACAAGACGCCGCTGATGGTCGCGTGCTCCACTGGCAACTATGAGATGGCTCAGTACCTCCTCAGCAAGGG GGctgatgtgaatgtgtgtgaccaGTTCTTCTGGACCCCCCTCCACCATGCAGCGTACGCCGGGCAGCGGGAACTCATTGAACTTCTGGTGAATACTGGAGCTAACCTCGATGCCCCGGCCCTGGGTGGAGCCACGCCCCTCATGAGGGCCATTGAAACGTCTCGAGTCTCCTGTGTGGATTTCCTCATCGAGGCGGGTGCCAATGTGCTTGCAGAGAACAAGAGAG agcaaaactgccttgatgTTTCCAGAGATTTTGCAAACCCTGTAATAATCGACTTGGTCAAACAAAAGATGGATTCTCTGCCTAAACCAAAGGACAAAGCAAAAGGAAAGGAGGCTGAAGCTAAAAAGCCTAAAGCGACTAAAGCCAAG GTTGCTGCTCCAAAACTCGCTGCGCAAGCAGAGACATCgtctgcagcagcagaaaagaCTCCACCCCAGAAGGATTCAAATAGTGTCATCCTGCAGAACACCAGCATCACGACCGGGAGAACCAAAATCGTGGACATCACCTTTGTGCCAAAGACG gTTTGGGGGAAGCCGCCCACCACCAGCCAGCTGATGTCAAAGATAGAGAGAAGGAATAAGCACCCATCCCTCGAGGTGGACTTTGACGAACTTATGGTGCCTTTCAGCCACCAGCTCCAGGCCACAATGCTGGAGCTAACAAACACCGCAGAGTAA
- the ankef1a gene encoding ankyrin repeat and EF-hand domain-containing protein 1a isoform X2 yields MSSRVAEGRLQTLQIYRLLQLVHEVDKAQIEKMVQFGVEDLINLTEPKDGVGVLHVAVSANSLELVTFLLSKGADPNVQDKRGRTPIMLAAELGNDPIVSLLAHSEANLRLLDVEGKNVLFYCIYPTKRHCRCLQVLLKCGANANSVSVQGTHIFQLMCEKAQECTPLCLIMLNAGADPNAAHQKTGVTALMEAVKAGSLPLVRAIIRMGGDPNASDRKRLTAVHYAAMGGFFEVLQVLSAYSADMSAMSLKDCTALHYAAASGNANCCKFLAQRGCNPKLKNREGLLPHQIAKDSGHNAVAKELRKAERKQGKGSDPSGAGQMSDLWALTLHDWSQEYEAELWKAFGNKSDTVTAERFVSVLEELQAPVEPDQIQAVISAHGGDVNISDFIRGVKYIKKPFRLSSYMPKKKKGGKGKKGGKKKKKAPFVLPMPICTLPPELKPRRADGGPPNFMISSYFNCSDVLRFDPAHPPVHPVMNDSGWYIHKPPPVYVNVNSCVRTNDLESLDHAFSKGVPVDVQDEFYKTPLMVACSTGNYEMAQYLLSKGADVNVCDQFFWTPLHHAAYAGQRELIELLVNTGANLDAPALGGATPLMRAIETSRVSCVDFLIEAGANVLAENKREQNCLDVSRDFANPVIIDLVKQKMDSLPKPKDKAKGKEAEAKKPKATKAKVAAPKLAAQAETSSAAAEKTPPQKDSNSVILQNTSITTGRTKIVDITFVPKTVWGKPPTTSQLMSKIERRNKHPSLEVDFDELMVPFSHQLQATMLELTNTAE; encoded by the exons ATGAGCAGCAGAGTGGCAGAGGGCCGCCTGCAGACCCTGCAGATCTACCGCCTGCTTCAGCTAGTCCATGAAGTGGATAAGGCACAGATAGAGAAGATGGTGCAGTTCGGGGTGGAAGACCTCATCAATCTCACAGAGCCGAAGGACGGTGTGGGGGTGCTCCATGTGGCAGTTTCAGCCAACAGTCTAG AGCTCGTCACCTTCCTCCTCTCCAAGGGAGCAGATCCTAACGTGCAGGACAAAAGGGGCCGCACTCCGATTATGTTAGCTGCTGAGCTGGGCAACGATCCCATTGTGTCTCTTTTGGCCCACAGCGAAGCCAACCTGAGGCTCCTGGATGTAGAGGGCAAAA ATGTGCTGTTCTACTGCATCTACCCCACCAAACGCCACTGCCGCTGCCTGCAGGTGTTGCTTAAGTGCGGTGCCAATGCCAACAGCGTGTCAGTGCAGGGGACACATATATTTCAGCTGATGTGTGAAAAGGCCCAGGAGTGCACCCCCTTGTGCCTCATTATGCTGAATGCTGGGGCAGACCCCAATGCAGCACACCAG AAAACTGGAGTCACAGCGTTGATGGAGGCAGTCAAAGCAGGTTCCCTGCCGCTTGTTAGAGCTATAATCAGGATGGGGGGAGACCCCAACGCCTCTGACAGAAAGCGGCTCACAGCTGTCCACTATGCTGCCATGGGCGGCTTTTTTGAG GTGCTTCAGGTGCTGTCTGCATACTCAGCAGACATGAGTGCGATGAGCCTTAAGGACTGCACAGCCTTACACTACGCTGCTGCCTCGGGCAATGCAAACTGCTGCAAGTTCCTGGCACAGAGAG GTTGTAACCCTAAACTAAAGAACCGGGAAGGTTTGCTGCCGCATCAGATTGCCAAAGATTCCGGTCACAACGCAGTAGCCAAGGAGCTCCGGAAGGCGGAGAGGAAGCAGGGAAAAGGCAGCGATCCCAGCGGCGCTGGCCAGATGTCAGATCTCTGGGCACTGACCCTCCACGACTGGTCTCAAGAGTATGAAGCTGAACTGTGGAAAGCCTTTGGCAACAAGTCAGACACAGTTACTGCAGAGAGGTTTGTTTCTGTATTAGAGGAGCTACAAGCTCCAGTTGAACCAGACCAGATCCAAGCAGTCATCTCAGCTCATGGAGGAGACGTCAACATCAGTGACTTCATCAGAGGAGTCAAGTACATCAAGAAACCGTTCCGCCTCTCCTCGTATATGCCTAAGAAGAAAAAGGgaggaaaggggaaaaaaggaggcaagaagaagaagaaggctcCGTTTGTTCTCCCCATGCCCATTTGCACCCTCCCACCGGAGCTGAAGCCCCGACGAGCAGACGGAGGCCCACCCAACTTCATGATCAGCTCATACTTTAACTGCTCGGACGTCCTCCGATTCGACCCGGCTCACCCGCCAGTCCATCCGGTGATGAACGACTCAGGATGGTACATACACAAGCCGCCGCCGGTCTACGTCAACGTGAACTCCTGTGTGAGAACCAATGATCTGGAGTCTCTGGACCACGCCTTCAGTAAAGGGGTGCCGGTGGATGTTCAGGATGAGTTTTACAAGACGCCGCTGATGGTCGCGTGCTCCACTGGCAACTATGAGATGGCTCAGTACCTCCTCAGCAAGGG GGctgatgtgaatgtgtgtgaccaGTTCTTCTGGACCCCCCTCCACCATGCAGCGTACGCCGGGCAGCGGGAACTCATTGAACTTCTGGTGAATACTGGAGCTAACCTCGATGCCCCGGCCCTGGGTGGAGCCACGCCCCTCATGAGGGCCATTGAAACGTCTCGAGTCTCCTGTGTGGATTTCCTCATCGAGGCGGGTGCCAATGTGCTTGCAGAGAACAAGAGAG agcaaaactgccttgatgTTTCCAGAGATTTTGCAAACCCTGTAATAATCGACTTGGTCAAACAAAAGATGGATTCTCTGCCTAAACCAAAGGACAAAGCAAAAGGAAAGGAGGCTGAAGCTAAAAAGCCTAAAGCGACTAAAGCCAAG GTTGCTGCTCCAAAACTCGCTGCGCAAGCAGAGACATCgtctgcagcagcagaaaagaCTCCACCCCAGAAGGATTCAAATAGTGTCATCCTGCAGAACACCAGCATCACGACCGGGAGAACCAAAATCGTGGACATCACCTTTGTGCCAAAGACG gTTTGGGGGAAGCCGCCCACCACCAGCCAGCTGATGTCAAAGATAGAGAGAAGGAATAAGCACCCATCCCTCGAGGTGGACTTTGACGAACTTATGGTGCCTTTCAGCCACCAGCTCCAGGCCACAATGCTGGAGCTAACAAACACCGCAGAGTAA